GGCAGCGGTCGCGGAAATGGCGGCCGGGTTTTACGAGGAGTTTCCAGACCTGATCGTGCATCTGGATGATATTCGTGCTGCCGGCAACCAGGCGATTTTCGTCTGGACCCTGGAAGGCACCCATTCAGGTACCGGCAACCGGGTCAAGGTACAGGGCTGGGAAGAATGGACCCTGAGCGATGATTGCCTGGTGGCAATGTCGCTGGGCCGGTTTGATGCAGTGGAATATGACCGCCAGATCGCCGAAGGCATCTGACGGGAGTTCGCATCGGCATCTCGTCTTCGCCGGATACCCGGATCAGTTGATCAGCATGGCTTCCGTTGACGAATGGCCGCGGTCACATCCACCGCCATACCCGGAATAAGACGGTACGGACTGTGACTGCTTGCCGGTCTTGCCGACTTCGCCCGTCGCCACTGTGGCGGCAGCTTCAGCGGCCGTTGTGGTCGTTACTGCAGTGTTGGCATTTGTTGCCGGAGCGGGTGTTGCTTCAGGCATCGAGCCGGCGACAGCCGGCAATGCGAACAGGGCAATGAAAGCAGGAACAAGCATTGTTTTCATGGTAACCTCCGATAAATCGACATGGTACTCATCAAGGCCGTCTGCCTTAGTGTAACGCACTCAATGCGGTTTTCCTATGGAGCTTTCGTGGTTTTGGCGATCAGGTAACCTGAGCCCCGGCGAGACCAGGCTGGCAACAACGCCTGTTGCTCCCCATATCTGACAGGTAGTGAAGTCGAACCAGGAGGATGCACAGATGGCCGTAACCCAGATACTTGCCGCCCTGATCGGGCTCTATTTCATCTGCGGCGGCATCGCCATCCTGCGCGACCGCAAGGTGATGGCTGGCATGATGGAGTCGCTTATTGATCAGCCGGTACTGGGCTATCTGGGCGGCGTCATGGCGTTTGCCATCGGCGGCACGATTTTGGCCGTGCATTCACTGTGGACCGGATGGCTGGCTGGTTTCGTGACGCTTGTCGGTTGGGTGGCGCTGGCAGAAGGCGTGCTGCTGATTGCGGCACGTGAACCATTTTTGAGGATTGTGTCGAAACTGAAACTGGACAATCGTTTCGGCACAATCTTGAGCCTGGGCATCATCGCGCTTGGCGGTGTGCTGCTGGCGGCGTCATTACTGTGAGATGCAAACCCTGAAAACCGGCCCGCGTTAAGCGGTTCGTGTCATTCCACAGAGCGTTCAAAGGTGGAACTTCGTTGGTGACTGGCGGGCCGTTTTTGGCTTGGCGGGCCGTTTCCTGGCAGGCGATTTCCGATTTCCGGCAGCAGCGTTGTTGGCTGTCAGCAACGGGATAAGGCGTGACAGACGTGCACTGCACTGCACCAGCAGTTTAAAATCGTCCTCGCTCAAGGTTCCGCCGCCTGCGGCCAGCTTTTCCAACACATCAAGATCAGCGGATACTGAATCCACAGCAATCGTCTCTTCGGAAAAATTGTTCAACCCGGTCATGTGATACGGGGCCTTTTACAAGGATGATCGACAACTTCACCTTCCCCCGATGGCGCGAACTCAACGCAACAAACATGTTTCTTTAAGCAGGTATTAGCAGATTCGGCGATTCTGCAGAATCCCGATCAGGCAAAGATTATACTGCAGTTATGATGAAATTGAGTTTTCTGCGTGCGTCAGTCGTCATCCGCACTCGGCACCTTGACCAGGGCCTCGCCTTCCAGCACCAGCAGATCTTCAACCGAGCAACTGCAGGCCAGCCTGACGCGATTGCCCTTGTCGCTCAATTCCAGCACTTCGACACGCGCCGTTACAATGTCACCAATGCGCACCGGAGCCTTGAAATTCAGTGTCTGCTTCATGTAGATCGCGCCGGGCCCCGGCAACCTGGTGCCGATCACTGCTGAAATCAGGCTGGCTGTGTAAAGGCCGTGGGCAATTCGACCCTTGAAAGGGGTCTGGGCTGCAAAGTGTTCCGACAGATGGATCGGATTACGGTCACCTGATATCTCAGCGAAACCTATCACGTCGGACGACTTGACCTCCTTGGCATAGGTCTCCGACATGCCAACGGACAGATCTTCGAAATACAGGGTCTGGGTGGCAGGAAGCATGGCTGGAATCTCGCTTAAAACTGGCGACAGACGAATTATATTGCACCGCAATATGCGCATCCGGGCAATTTCTGTCCAGCCCTGGTAGAAAGGATTCGGCGAACTGGTTTTCGCCCGCCTGGCCAAGCAAAAACAGGCCCCAAAAATGAGAGACCCCGGAACGCTTGAGCCCCCTCGTGCGTTCCGGGGTCAGGGTAACCCCCCAAGGCTCCCCTGCAAAACCAGTTATGTGGGCGCTGCCTGCTAGCGGCGCACGATCACCCTCGCACCGACGCGGGCGCGCTTGTGAAGATCGATAATGTCAGTGTTGGTCAGGCGAATGCAGCCCGACGATACAGCACCGCCGATTGAAGACGGGTTGTTGGTGCCATGAATACGGTACAGCGAGCTGCCGATATAAAGTGAGCGGGCGCCCAGAGGATTGTTGGGACCGCCTTCCATGCGCGCCGGCAGGATAATGCCCTTTTTCTTTTCACGCGCGATCATTCGTTTTGGCGGTGTCCAGCTTGGCCACGTGGCCTTGCGGGAAATTTTCGCGCTGCCGGACCACTGGAAGCCCTGGCGGCCTACGCCGACGCGGTATTTGTAGGCCTTGCCGCCGGGTTGAATGAGGTAGAGGTTGCGTTCGGACGTATCGACAATGATCGTGCCCGTCTTGTGTTTGGCCCCTTGCGGAAAACTGACCAATCTCCGCGTACTGGGTCCGTAGTTACCACCGCCCCCACCAAAATTGAAGCCGGAGCGGCTCCTGTCGCCGTTGTTGTTATTGCCGATTCCACCAAAAAGACATTCGATAAAATTACTGCACTGCTTGCCGTTTCGCGATTCTGCGCTTGCTGTTGGCACTGCCACAGCCGCTGCGAGTACAATCGCGGAAAGTGATAGTAATGTGCGGCGCATGGAACCTCCTGCTCGCGAATCCCTTGAAGCAATCAGCTTCTCGATGACCTGACCATAGATGCGGCTGCGCAGCACATTCAAGGGCGAGTAGAGGCGTCGATGCATTATTTTGAAAAGTGTTGCATAAATGCCACGGTCGGCAAAAACCTTATACTTTAGTCTTACGACCGTACAATTCGAGCCGGTGATGGACAATTTCATAACCCAGTTCGCGGGCAATCTCTTCCTGCAGGCGTTCGATCTTCTCCGACTGGAACTCGATCACCGCGCCGGTGTCCATGTCTATCAGGTGATCATGGTGCGGCCCGTCTGCCGGCTCATAGCGCGACCTGCCGTCGACAAAGGCGTGGCGCTGGATGGCGCCATGTTCTTCCAGCATTTTCAAGGTGCGGTAG
The Anderseniella sp. Alg231-50 DNA segment above includes these coding regions:
- a CDS encoding L,D-transpeptidase family protein, giving the protein MRRTLLSLSAIVLAAAVAVPTASAESRNGKQCSNFIECLFGGIGNNNNGDRSRSGFNFGGGGGNYGPSTRRLVSFPQGAKHKTGTIIVDTSERNLYLIQPGGKAYKYRVGVGRQGFQWSGSAKISRKATWPSWTPPKRMIAREKKKGIILPARMEGGPNNPLGARSLYIGSSLYRIHGTNNPSSIGGAVSSGCIRLTNTDIIDLHKRARVGARVIVRR
- a CDS encoding transcriptional repressor encodes the protein MSTPLDSDELLNALREGGARITKPRKLIIQILADKGDEHPDAMDIFRRAVRQDSRISLPTVYRTLKMLEEHGAIQRHAFVDGRSRYEPADGPHHDHLIDMDTGAVIEFQSEKIERLQEEIARELGYEIVHHRLELYGRKTKV
- a CDS encoding MaoC/PaaZ C-terminal domain-containing protein, whose amino-acid sequence is MLPATQTLYFEDLSVGMSETYAKEVKSSDVIGFAEISGDRNPIHLSEHFAAQTPFKGRIAHGLYTASLISAVIGTRLPGPGAIYMKQTLNFKAPVRIGDIVTARVEVLELSDKGNRVRLACSCSVEDLLVLEGEALVKVPSADDD
- a CDS encoding SgcJ/EcaC family oxidoreductase, which translates into the protein MAPSPKSVHDMAAKYAAAWSSQSPEGVASYYAPDGKIAINGGDEIAGRAAVAEMAAGFYEEFPDLIVHLDDIRAAGNQAIFVWTLEGTHSGTGNRVKVQGWEEWTLSDDCLVAMSLGRFDAVEYDRQIAEGI